One window of the Fusobacterium animalis 7_1 genome contains the following:
- a CDS encoding shikimate kinase, which yields MKDNIALIGFMGSGKTTVGKLLAKTMDMKFVDIDKVIEAHEKKSINDIFHEKGQIYFRDLEREVILQESLKNDCVIATGGGSILDNENIKRLKETSFIVFLNATIKCLYLRLKDSTTRPILNDAVDKRKLIEELLEKRKFLYQMSADHIIDINEYTNIYETVDKIKEAYIIS from the coding sequence ATGAAAGATAATATTGCATTAATTGGTTTTATGGGAAGTGGGAAAACAACTGTTGGAAAACTTCTTGCTAAAACTATGGATATGAAATTTGTTGATATAGATAAAGTAATAGAAGCACATGAAAAAAAATCAATTAATGATATTTTTCATGAAAAAGGGCAAATCTATTTTAGAGATTTAGAAAGAGAAGTAATTTTACAAGAGTCTTTAAAAAATGATTGTGTTATAGCCACTGGTGGAGGGTCTATTTTAGATAATGAAAATATTAAGAGATTAAAGGAAACATCTTTTATTGTTTTTCTTAATGCCACTATCAAATGTTTATATTTAAGACTTAAAGATAGTACTACCCGTCCTATTTTAAATGATGCTGTAGATAAAAGAAAACTTATAGAAGAATTATTAGAAAAAAGAAAATTCTTATATCAAATGTCAGCTGATCATATTATTGATATCAATGAGTATACAAATATTTATGAAACAGTTGATAAGATTAAAGAAGCATATATAATATCTTAA